The genomic interval TTCTGACTGAGCGTCTTCCCTTGATTATTTCGATTGCGCTGCTCATTAAAACCACCTCTTTTTTCATTAAGTTTTTTCGTAATTTTTTATTCAGTATTTCTCCCAGTGAAGCAAATCCTTCAATGCACGCTTGTCATGAATAACATTCTCGCCTAAAGGATAACCGAGGGATATTATGGAAACTATAACTATTCCCTTTGGAAGTTCAAGCATCTTTCCTATCTCCTCAGAATATTCCTTTTTGTAGCCGGCAACCCAGCAGCTTCCAATTCCAAATGCTTTTGCAGCGAGAAGTATGTTCTCTGTTGCTGCGCTGCAGTCCTCAACAATATAGGAATTATCGCGCTTACCAGAGACTATTATCGCGGCTGCAGCATCCTTTATGAACTTTCCCCAGGTTGCCTTCTCAGAAATCTCCCTCAGCATTTTTCTTTCTGTTACAACCACAAACTCCCAAGATTGGATATTGTTTGCTGATGGCGCAAGCCTTGCTGTATCTACAAGTTCCCTAAGAATTTCCTTGTCAATCGGCTTATTGGAATACTGCCTTACTGAGCGCCTTCCCTTGATTATATCAAAAAAATCCAATAATATCACCCCTTATTTTTTAAAAAAAAAATTATTGATGTGGTATATTCATCTGGAATTATAAATTTTTTGCCTTAATGGCTCTCAAAGAAAAGATTTATTAAAAGAGAGAAAAACTGGTTTATCCATGGAAAAGGCTGATATGGGAAAAAGCGCAGAAAAAAGCCTCCTCCCTTTCCAGAAAATAGAAAGGGAAATTCTTGTAAGGCGCAATGCCTCAACAGATGAGCGGTTTGGGAAATATCCTGACAAGAGAACAGTTGAAGAGCTCATTGATTTTGGGGTAATAAATGTGGACAAGCCATCCGGACCGACAAGCCATCAGGTAAGCGCATATATCCAGATGATTCTCGGGATTGACAAGGCAGGGCACTCTGGAACACTTGACCCTGGCGTAACTGGTGTGCTTCCAACAGCATTGGGGAAAGCGACAAGGTTATCTCATCTTATGCTTAAATCAGGGAAAGAGTATGTTGCACTGATGCATATCCACAAGGATATTACTGAGGAAGGTATAAAGAAAAGTATTAATGATTTTGTGGGAAGGATTGAGCAGCTTCCCCCGGTAAAGTCAGCTGTCAAGAGAGTGCTGAGAAAGAGGAATGTCTATTATATTGATGTTCTTGAAATTAAGGGGAAGGATGTGCTTTTCCGGGTTGGATGCGAGGCAGGAACTTATATCCGAAAGCTTATCCATGACTTCGGCGTTAAAAGCAAGGTTGGGGCAAACATGGAGGAATTAAGGAGGACAAGGGTTGCGCATTTCAGCGAAGAGAACATATACAACCTCCAGGAAATTTCCGATGCTTTCTGGTATTGGAAAAATGAGGGAAATGAAAAATACATAAGAAAGGTTATACTTCCTGCAGAAAGGATAGTTGATTCTCTTCCTAAGATATATGTAACAGACACTACAGTTGATTCACTTTCGCATGGGGCAAGCCTCAATATTCCTGGAATCGCAAAGCTGGATTCGGGAATAGAAAAGGGCGACACAGTTGCTGTCATGACATTGAAAGGCGAGATAATAGCATACGGCGAATCTGCCCTTGATTCCAATGAGATGGCTGAAGGAGAGCACGGATTTGCTGTAAAAATCGAGAAGGTCTTCATGAACCCGGGAACTTATCCTGATTCAAGGAAAACTGCCGGAGAATAAAGCGCAAAATTTATAAATAAGTATACTAATGTATATTTTTATGACACGATACATCTGCTCAGCTTGCAACTACCGGTTTGAGCCCAAGGGGGACAGGAAAGGAAAGCCAAGTGTTTGTCCATACTGCGGCAAGAGGGGAAGCGTTGAAGAAGAGAAAAAAGCCCAGCAAATCCTCGACGATGTTTCAAACATAGATGAACAGTTCTAGTTATTATGAATGATCGGATAACGCGGGAAAAGCTCTTAAAGTATTTTGATGTAACTGGGAGAGCCCTCTCTGCAGCCAGGAAAAGCCTAAACAAGTCCGGGCTTAAGAAGGAAAGGGAAGAAATCCTCGACATGGCTGAGCGCTATTATTCTGATGCAAAGCACTACTTTGAGAAAGGCGACTTTGTAACCGCATTCGCATCGCTGAATTATGCCCACGGCTGGCTTGATTGCGGGGCAAGAATCAGGGTTTTTGACGTTCATGATTCAGAGATTTTTGCAGCAGATTAGGAAAAATCTGCGGATAAATTTTAGAAAGTATTATAGATATTAACGCTATTTAAATGGTGCATATGAAAAAAATCCAAAAGGACCGCGGACTTGAAAGGAGATTAAATGATTCAGAAAATGAGGAATTAGTGAAAAGATATCTCATTGAAAAAGCTGCTCTCGACTCTTTCTCATTGGAATACCGGCTTTTCGACGGGAACAGTGTAAGAATAGAGAAAAACGCCTATTCAAATGCAGAGAACATAATAAAAACAGTTGACAATGTTGTCTTTGAGATTATGGACGGGCAGTATGTTTCAAGCGAAGGAAATGAAGGAATGGAAATTCTACATAATCAATCCATAAAAAAGAGGGAGATTCAGGAAAGCGCATTTTATGATTTCTGCAATGCAAAAGAGCGCCTTGATGAGCTTTCTTCAGGGATAAAGAGACTTGTTGAGGAAAATGGAATAAAGCCATCTAAAGTGTTTTCAAGAGATGTAATATTTAACCTGGACTTGTATTCAAGAAGCTGCGCACTAACATCCCTTTACCTCAGGTTCAAGGATGCGCCGCTCTATAAAGAAACATTTTCAGCAGTTTTGAAGGCATCAAACCTTTTCCATGACTATTTTATCATGGCATGGGCTTTCAGCGAAGGGAGAAAAGGAATAATACTTGGGGCAAGGTTTCCAGTAAGCTACCTTTCAAACATTTCCGGTTTCATGGAAAAGAGCAGACAGATTCACACTGAAAGCGTTAAGGATATCCTCGCTGCAGAAAGCTTCTTCCAGAAGAATTTATATGAGGATAAAAGCATAAACAATTGAGGAATTTTCTGTTCATTTTTTTATAGAGAAAAGATTTTACACATTAACTTTTCATATGTAATCAGATTCTCATTAACTATTTTTCAAACAGAAAATAAATATTCAAAAAGAATTGAAATGATTTTCCAATTTTAAAAAAAGAATAAAATTAATAATAAAAAAATATTAATCTTAAGCCATCTTTGAGGAGCTTGCTGCGTGCGTAAGCCCTCTCTTGAGCCTTGACCTGTTGGCTCCTCTTGAAATCCAGTTGATTCTCTTGTCCGCCTTTATCGCAGGATGGCTCTTGTCAACAAGGATTACCTCAAACCAGAATCTCATAGCGTCCTGCGCAAGATAGTATGAGTTGAGAACCTCAAGGTTGGGGTATTTCTTGGCTGCCCTCTGCTCGGCAACATACTGGTAATTCATTCCAATTATGCTCCTCCTGCCGTATCTCTTTGGCCTTCTGCCATTTCTTATCTGGGGCTTCATCCTTCCGCCGCGATTGACTCTCTGCCTGATGATTATGAATCCTGGCTTAGCCCTGTACCCAATAGCCCTTGCGCGGTCAAGCCTTGTTGGGTGATCTACCCTTAGTGTGACAGGCTCTTTTCTCCACTCAATAAGCCTCTGCCTGAGAAATTCCTTAAATTCGGGAGTCGGCTTTCTCCAAGCTTCCCTGATATTCTGGTATAACGACATTTTCATTGGCCTCCATTGTTATTTGCA from Candidatus Woesearchaeota archaeon carries:
- a CDS encoding 50S ribosomal protein L15e encodes the protein MKMSLYQNIREAWRKPTPEFKEFLRQRLIEWRKEPVTLRVDHPTRLDRARAIGYRAKPGFIIIRQRVNRGGRMKPQIRNGRRPKRYGRRSIIGMNYQYVAEQRAAKKYPNLEVLNSYYLAQDAMRFWFEVILVDKSHPAIKADKRINWISRGANRSRLKRGLTHAASSSKMA
- a CDS encoding DUF357 domain-containing protein encodes the protein MNDRITREKLLKYFDVTGRALSAARKSLNKSGLKKEREEILDMAERYYSDAKHYFEKGDFVTAFASLNYAHGWLDCGARIRVFDVHDSEIFAAD
- a CDS encoding nitroreductase family protein produces the protein MILLDFFDIIKGRRSVRQYSNKPIDKEILRELVDTARLAPSANNIQSWEFVVVTERKMLREISEKATWGKFIKDAAAAIIVSGKRDNSYIVEDCSAATENILLAAKAFGIGSCWVAGYKKEYSEEIGKMLELPKGIVIVSIISLGYPLGENVIHDKRALKDLLHWEKY
- a CDS encoding RNA-guided pseudouridylation complex pseudouridine synthase subunit Cbf5, yielding MGKSAEKSLLPFQKIEREILVRRNASTDERFGKYPDKRTVEELIDFGVINVDKPSGPTSHQVSAYIQMILGIDKAGHSGTLDPGVTGVLPTALGKATRLSHLMLKSGKEYVALMHIHKDITEEGIKKSINDFVGRIEQLPPVKSAVKRVLRKRNVYYIDVLEIKGKDVLFRVGCEAGTYIRKLIHDFGVKSKVGANMEELRRTRVAHFSEENIYNLQEISDAFWYWKNEGNEKYIRKVILPAERIVDSLPKIYVTDTTVDSLSHGASLNIPGIAKLDSGIEKGDTVAVMTLKGEIIAYGESALDSNEMAEGEHGFAVKIEKVFMNPGTYPDSRKTAGE